In the Choloepus didactylus isolate mChoDid1 chromosome 3, mChoDid1.pri, whole genome shotgun sequence genome, agcaaaaagcagTTCATTAAATCTCTACATAAATTTCATCCATAAAAAGCAACTTCACCctcctttcttcatttccatGTATCCAGAAAGCAGCTGAACATCTAACTACAGGTCACTTATCATTCTCCCACCTCTAAAAAGGCACAGCAGATGCAGGCAGTGATATAGTACAGCAAAATATCAGTTATCACAGAGCTAACAGACACTCATAAATCATGTAGTTCAATCCCTCTGTCCATTGTACAGATCCTGCAGGTACAGAGGGAAGATAAGTGACTGCTGCGGATCCAGTTCAGCCAGAAAAGTCTCAGGGCAGAAATCTGCCCATAGCACAAGGCTACAACATCTGTCATTTTAGGTTAATTAAGGGTTACATAGATCTAAATTTTGTAgattagaaaagcaaaaaaaaggacaactatagttccagaaaagtgaaaaggctGGGGAATCAACACCTGAATTCAACCATAACCACAAAAATCCATAAGTCTTAACTAAGCAGCATTTTCAGCAGTACAATTTGCCTTTTTAAGGCCTCACAAAATGTTATAATGGCATTTCCATTATTTGTGGCATCAGAATCAATCCCTGCTTCAGTGATCTCCAGATTCTTATCCTAAACAAGGAAGAATACCCTCCTTTGCCCCTTCTCCTTTGCAAGGAGGCGCCCTCCCTGTAGCCATCTGAATGCTCCTTCAAAATCCAGTTCTTCCAGAAAGACTTTCCAGGTTGTTAAAGTTGATCATGTAGCCTCCTGTACCATACTATCCCTTAGCTAGCACAGTCACTTCCTCAGCCTCTCCCCTCCCTAGATATGTCTTATTCAATTGGTTTTATTTGGGCTACTGCATTCTATTTGCCAGTAGTTAATTTTAATGGTAAGAAAGCAAACAGATGCAATCATCAAActcatcatttcttttttgaattgAAGTTTTGAATATTTAGTTCAAGGGCCTAAGaatgctatatattaataaaaatcaaCCTACacaaaataagaatgaaatttcAGTACtaacatagtaaatatttataatacatcAGGAAGTTCAGAAACATTTAGTAATATATACTGAAAAATATATTGACTAGATGGTAAGctggaaataaaagacaatgaaTGTTCATGCTTTTTGGTGATTCTCTGTTCCAAAAGACAGCATGATCCCCAGGTATCAGGTGTGGTAGTATCAGATAAAATGTCTAGTGAAGCACATAAAATGGAACAAGACTGAAAATGCACCATGGGAAAAATGAATTCTAAGCATTTAACACTCCATTAGACAACTGGAAAGTACAAGGCCAGTATGCTTAGTAGCCAGAAATGTTGCCAcctctaagaaaacaaaggattgACTGGTGCGTAGTGGAAGAAAGCCAACAAGAAACTTGCTAACCAGTAGCTCTTCTCGTCTTTGCTGGAGAATTTGTTTAAAAGCATAATATAGCACTGTCTGTGAATTCTGATTTCTGTCAAGACTCCCTTGGTCTTTATTGGTTCAAACACCATCCACcccctcaaaaaataaaatactcattAATTATAAGGTCTAACAAGCTgctacttttttttctctctaatgaAAATCTCAACAGCAAAaggttttttttaagaaaattttacatttatctaAACCTCTTTAGGCCAGTAATTTTCCTCCCAGTTCTCCAATCAGGTATATATTGTGGGTCACTGTAAacctccttgtctcttagcatagGCTTATCATCATGGTCCAACTATGCTTTAAATTAAGGTACAGCTATCACGTGCCAAGCTCTAGCTACTGTTTTCAAAGGAAAGAATAGTTATTCACCCCATCTGAATCTGACTGTACCAGACATCATCCAGGAGTGCAAAGTCCCGATCCCTGGATTCTTCCCCTTTATGCACCCAGTTCAGGGACCCTCCCTCGGTCAGTAGAGACTTGTGGATCATCTCCGGCTAAATATAGATCTACGCACGCCAGCAGTTCCTGACCATCGTCACATGGTGTTGCTGACGAAGGGCTCCTTGGAGACAAGAAcgacccaaacacacacacacagacacacacacacacaaaccttgTGTGCATATTCATCTAAATATACTGCACCCACCGAATTCATCTGCGCATCTGCACGTCTACATTCAGAAGAGTGACTTGCCCCCCAGAACATCTCCTCCGGCTAGTTACCACACTTGTGCCACCCTCTGCATCTTCTGTCAGGGGATGCTTAGCTGTGCTGCTTTCGCGGGAAATGCGCATGTTCGGTTGGGGTAGGGTGGGAAACAGTTCTTAGagtagtacacacacacacacacacacacacacacacaccgccgTCCACACACCAGTCTACCTCCAACACCCACCCCCGGCTCGCCCCCTTTCTTTTACACAGTACCGGATTTGTTCCCACGGTTCCTAGAAGAGCAGCCTTCCTCACACTGTCCGCGAGGCTTCTAGGTTTGTTAAAACTCACATTATCATCTCCCAACCCGGTGATGCGATTCACCTAAGCAACAGTAAAACCTGCCAGCAGCGGGGCGACTCGGTGCTCCCAATTTCGACAGGTGAAAGGGAGGGATGAATGAACATCATCTCGTCAGTCGCAACTCCATGACTTTTGTTCCCTTGGCCCTTCCAAAGAGTTAAACCTTAGATTATACGTCACCGACAcccaaaataaacacacacacccctcccccaatacaAACTCACACACAAAAACCAgccaagaaatagaagaaaaccaCCGAGCTGTGTACAGTAaggaaaatgggaatgaaaaagGGATGAACGCGACGAGAACTCAGACAAATCCTCAAAAATTGCACCCAGCTCGCCAAAAGAAGAACTAACTGCGAAATCCCCAAAGACAAGCAAAGCCAAACCCAAGCCTTTCCCTGCCCGGGTCCCAGAGGCTCGACCTGGCACCTGCTGGGACAGGGACCGATCCCAGAGTAGTCCCAGGAGTCGGCGGCGGCCGAGCAGGGGGACTCTCCTTGTCCCGAGCTTTTGCGGGACGCTCTGTGCTGGCGGGAGCTCGAGCAGTCTCTCGCCCACGGCTCTCCCGCCTCCTCCGGGCGCACCTGGCAGCCGGGACGCGGTTGGAGAACCCGGCCGGCTCGCTCCCAGCGCTGCGCGGATGGCAAGGAGCGCGCTGCCTGGGAAGACGCAGCGCGCAACGCCGTCCCAAGTTCCCGCCGTCGGGAGACTCTCTCCCGGGAAAACAGCCCAGTCAGGGAACAACCTACCCGCACACGGACCCCAGAATCCTCGGCCTCCGGATGTTTGCCGCGCGCCCACAAATGCGACCAAAGGACAGCGAGCGAGAGCGCGCGGGaagaaggattaaaaagaaaatccgcCCAACCAGTCGGGTTCCTTGTTTATACTGAAACTACGGCACCGGCCGCTGCGCACACCCCCTCGGCTCGGAGCGCCCGCCTCCCTCCGCCAGCTCCGCCCCGCGCCCACAGCGGCGGACCAATCACGGGCGCAGCTCACCGCCCACCCCGCCGCCCTCGCAGGGCCCCGGGAGCCGGCCTCGGGAGTCCCGGGGCGCTGGGGCCCTCCCTGCGCAGTTGTCTCCATTCCCTCCCAAGCTGCGGAGCCCCGCGCAGCGGTGTTTGCCAACGCTGGTTTGGCTGGCCCGGTCGGCGCGCATTTCCTCCTGAGGGCACCTGCCCCGGGCTGTTTGTGCAGTCGCGTGTGTGTGAGTGTAGCATTTACCTGTGTACTACCTGTAAATGCCGGTCCGACTCGTTATACAGTATCTATGAACTAAAGGTTATTGTCCATGTAACTTTCAGAAGGGAGCTGAAAGGAACCACAGAACATTTGTTCGGTAAACACGGAGCTACTGAGGCATTGTGTTAGGCGCTGGGGACATACTGAGGGCAAAAGCAGACTCTCTagtcgggggtggggggagaacgttaagcaaataaatgcatgaataaatgtaaaattacgGATGGCTCTGGTAAGTTCCACAAAGGAAGGGTACTTGTGCTGTGAAATTCGATTCTGGAGGCCAAGCAGGGAGGCTAGTCCTCGGTAAAGGCTGTGTTGTGGTAACCACATACTCACTGGATTTTTTATAACTGTTTTAGAATAAAGGTATAAACCTCAGTATCTCGTAGAAATTAAAGCAGGCTGGAAGGAAGAAATGATGGGAACAAAAAACGGGAGAAAGAGACCcacggaaagagaaaaactgatacATTCAGGAAActcttgccagctgtgtgaccctgagtaAGTAAAGTAGCTTTTCTGAGCTTAATTTTCTCTGTATATAAAACTGCAGTATTCCTACCTGTCCTGTAGGGCTAAAATTAGAATCATTGAGATAGAGAAACCCTTTTAGTCCCTGCCCCATGATCTCGCATCTCCTTCCTGGGTGGAAACTGTCATCTTGAAACTCACCTTGCCTATTCTTGACTGACAGTTTCcctcatttctttcatttgtgcttcctctcacttctcttc is a window encoding:
- the LOC119530327 gene encoding eukaryotic translation initiation factor 3 subunit A-like yields the protein MIPRYQSQESAAAEQGDSPCPELLRDALCWRELEQSLAHGSPASSGRTWQPGRGWRTRPARSQRCADGKERAAWEDAARNAVPSSRRRETLSRENSPVREQPTRTRTPESSASGCLPRAHKCDQRTASESAREEGLKRKSAQPVGFLVYTETTAPAAAHTPSARSARLPPPAPPRAHSGGPITGAAHRPPRRPRRAPGAGLGSPGALGPSLRSCLHSLPSCGAPRSGVCQRWFGWPGRRAFPPEGTCPGLFVQSRVCECSIYLCTTCKCRSDSLYSIYELKVIVHVTFRRELKGTTEHLFE